The sequence TGGAGGCGCACCAGACCGACGTGCCGTTCCGCTTGAACGGGAACGTGCGGAACGACGGGTACATCACGAACCTGCCGGCGGGCTGCTGCGTCGAGGTGCCGGTGTTCGTGGACGGGCGGGGATTTCATCCGGAGCGTGTGGGCGACCTGCCGGCCGGGTGCGCGGCGCTGAACCGCTCGAACGTCGCGGTGCAGGAGTTGACGGTGGAGGCGGCGCTGGCGGGGGACCCGGAGCGGGCGATGCAGGCGATTGCGGTGGACCCGCTCACAAGCGCGGTCCTGACGTTGAAAGAGGCGCGCGAGATGACGGCCGAGTTGCTGCGGGCGGAGGCCCCGTGGCTGCCGCAGTTCGAGGGCAAGCGTCTCCGGCCGGCGCCGACGATTGCGATACCGAAGGACGTCCGGGCGGTCGAGGTGCCGCTCGACCCGGCGCTGGTGATTGCGCGGCGGTTCGGTGAGTTGGCCGAGAGCAAGGTCCCCGCGAAGGGGGCGAGGAAGCCAAAACCGCCCGCGAGGAAACCCGGGGCCGCACGCACCCGAAAGAAAGGCAGGAAGCAATGAAAGCCCTCGTGTTGCATGGAACCCACGACCTTCGGGTGGAGGAGCGGCCGAAGCCGAAGCCGGGCCGGGGACAGGTCCTGATGCGCGTGCGGGCGGTCGGCGTGTGCGGGTCGGACGTGCATTACTATTCCCACGGGCGCATCGGGAAGCAGGTGCTCGGGGGGCCGCAGATTCCGGGCCACGAGGGCGCGGGCGAAGTGGCGGGCCTGGGCGAAGGGGTGACGGGCCTGGCGGTGGGCCAGCGTGTGGCGGTCGATCCGGCGCACTCGTGCGGGCACTGCGCGTGGTGCCTGACGGCCCGGCCGAACCTGTGCCCGAAGGTGAAGTTCCTCAGCACGCCGCCGGTGGACGGCCTGATGTGCGAGTACGCGGTGCTGGAGGCGTCGCAATGCCTCCCGGTGCCGGACTCGCTCAGCCTGGCGGAGGCGGCGATGCTGGAGCCGTTCCAGGTGTCGGTGCACGCGGCGAACCTGGTGGGGATGCGGCCGGGCGAGACGGTGGCGGTGGTGGGCGCGGGCGCGATCGGGCTGGGGTGCCTCCAGATGGCCCGCGCGGGCGGCGCGGCGCGCGTCATCGTGACGGACGTGGTGGACTACCGGCTGGCGATTGCGAAGCGGCTGGGGGCGGACGCGACGATCCACGTCGGGAAGGAAGACCCGGCGGAGGCGATGAATCGGCTGACGGACGGGCACGGGGCGGACCTGGTGTTCGAGTGCACGAACCGGGCGGCGGGGGTGGTGCAGGCGATCCAGGTCGCGGCGATCGGGGCGCGGGTGGCGTGCGCCGGCATTGCGGAGGAGGACACGATTCCGGTGGATCCGCACGAGGCTCGGCGGAAGGAGTTGAGCCTGGTGTTCGTGAGGCGATCGCGGGGGACGATGCGCCAGGCGCTCGCGCTGGTGGCGAGCGGGAGGGCGGACATCGCGAGTTTCGTCACGCACCGGTTCGACCTGGAGCACGCGGCCGAGGGGTTCGAGTTGATGGAGAAGTACGAGGATGGGATCATCAAGGCGCTGATTGAACCGTGAATGGAATGGCGAATGACGAAACCCGAAGGACGAATCAAACGACAAACGGCAAACAGCAATGACCAAACCGCGCGGGGTCGGCCGTCGCGGTAGGGGCGATGGGTGACGAGCCTTCGTCATTCGGATTTCGGGCTTGATTCGGCATTCGGGTTTCGGCATTCGTCATTCTTCGGTTCGCTTCCGAGCCGGGGCGGATGATAAAAGAGGATCCGGGCTCGCCGTTGCCCGGATCCTTCAAGGCAGGCTGCCCCCGAACAAGTCGGGGTTGACCCACAGCCTCACGGTCGAAGTATCGTCAAGAAGGCGGGTTCACTTGAGCGAAACCGGGCCCGGAAAGGGTCTGGCAGGGGTTTTTCCCTGGAATGGGGGGCCTAGGGCGGATAGACTGGGCGAACGGCGCGTGCCTCGGGAAGGGGCAGCGCCGGTGGTTTGCGCCGGCCGAGGGCGTTAAGGGAGGCGTCGCGACGTGATGACCCGAGGAAACACCTGTGTCGTGGGCCTGACGTGGGGCGACGAGGCCAAGGGCAAGATCGTGGACCTCCTGGCCGGTGAGCACGACCTGGTGGTCCGGTACAACGGGGGCAACAACGCCGGCCACACGGTGGCGTTCGGCGGGGAGACGTACAAACTGCACCTCGTGCCGTCCGGCATTTTCCACGAGCAGGTCCAGTGCGTCATCGGCGGCGGCGTGGTGGTGGACCCGCAGGTGCTCTTGGAAGAAATCGAGCGGCACGAGGGGGTGGCGCCGGGCCTGCGGGAGCGACTGAAGGTGTCGAGCCGGGCGCACACCATCTGGCCTTGGCACAAGCAGATCGAGGCCCTTTCGGAGAAGCACGAGGGGAAAGGCAAGATCGGGACGACGCTGCGCGGCATCGGCCCGGCGTACGCGGAGAAGGCGAACCGGGTGCACGCCATCCGGGCGGGCGAGTTCCTGAGGCCGGAGCACCTGGAGCCGAAGGTCCGCCGGATCGTGGCGGCGAAGAACCGCCTGTTCGCGGGCGTGTTCGGGGCCGAGCCGCTCGACGCGGATGCCGTCTGGCGGGAATATGCCGCCTACGGCGAGGAGGTCCGCCCCCTGATAGCCGACACGACGGCCCTGCTCTTGGACGCGGTGGCGGAGGGGAAGCGGATCCTCTTCGAGGGGGCCCAGGGGACGCTGCTGGACATCGACCACGGGACGTATCCATATGTCACGAGTTCGAACGCTTCGACGGCCGGCGTCTGGCCGGGCACGGGCGTGCCAGCGCGGGCGATCGACCAGGTGCTGGGCGTCGTCAAGGCGTACACGACGCGCGTCGGCGAAGGGCCGTTCCCGACGGAACTCGTGAACGCGATCGGCGACCAGATCCGCGAGCAGGGCAACGAGTACGGGACGACGACGGGCCGGCCGAGACGGTGCGGCTGGCTGGACGCGTTCGCGATCCGGTACTCGGCGAGGCTGAACGGCCTGGACGGGATCGTCATCACGCTCCTGGACGTGCTGGGCGGATTGCCGGAACTCAAGATTTGCACGGGGTACCGCGTGGGGCGGAAGCGGCTGGAGACGTTTCCGGACGACCCGCAGGTGCTGGCGGAGGCGGAGCCGATCCTGGAGACCCTCGAGCCGTGGGAAGAGAATATCTCGGGGGCGCGGTCGTTCGAGGAGTTGCCGCGGGCAGCCCGCGACTACGTGGAGCGCGTGGAGGAGTTGGTGGGGGCGCCGGTGATGCTGATCAGCGTGGGCCCGGACCGGGAACAGACGATCTTCCGCTCATAAATGAGCGGAATGACGAATTTTGAAATCCGAATGTCGAATCAAACGACAATGACCAATGACGAAAAAGAACCGGCGCCGTCAGCATTCGTCATTGCCTTTTCGCCATTCATTCATCATTCGGACTTCGTCATTCGTCATTGGAGGTCTGCGGGCAAGTGAGCATGGCCCGTAAGTGACGCGATGGGTAATACCCCATACATCCCCGAGGCGTTGGCCGACGTGCCGCGCGAGGCCCGGCCGAAGCGCGTGGCCATCGTGATGGACGGCAACGGGCGGTGGGCGCGCAAACGTGGATTGCCGCGGATCGAAGGTCACCGCCGCGGCGGTCAGGCGGCGCGCCGGATCGTCGAGGAATCGGCCCGGCTGGGCCTCGAGCAACTGACGCTGTATGCGTTTTCGAGCGAGAACTGGCGGCGTCCGGCGGACGAAGTCCGGTTCCTGATGGAACAACTGCGCCGGCAACTGTCGAAGGAACGGGCGACGGTCCTGGAGAACAACGTGCGCTTCGTGGTGATCGGCCGGCGGGACCGCATTCCGCCGGACACGCTGGCCGAGATAGACCGTCTGACGGCGGACTCGTCGGCGAACGCGGGCCTCGTGCTGTGCGCGGCGATCGATTACGGCGGCCGGCAGGAGATCGCGGACGCGACGCGCGACCTGGCGCAGCGCGCGCGGGACGGCCTGCTCGAGCCGGACGCCATCACGGAGGAGACGGTCGCCGGGGCGCTCTACACGGCCGGGATGGCGGACCCGGACCTTGTGATCCGGACGGCGGGCGAGATGCGGCTGTCGAACTTTCTTCTGTGGCAAATCTCGTACGCGGAATTGTGGGTGACGGAGACGCTTTGGCCGGACTTCAAGGAGGCGGACCTTCACGCGGCGATGCGGAACTACGCGTCGCGCGAGCGCCGCTTCGGCGGCCTGGGGCCGGAGAACCGACACGCATGAGCCAGCACACGACGCGCATCATGCTGGGGACGGTCCTGGTCGTCGCGGTGGGGGCGATTCTGTACGGCGACGTGGCGCTGTCGCGGTGGACGGGCTTGACGGCGGCGCCGGGGTTCTGGGTGCTGCTGGTGGCGTCGCTCGTGGCGGGGGCCGCCGAATTTTTCCGGATGCTGCGGGCGCGGGGCCTGCCGGCCCAGCCGGGGCTCGGCCTGGCGTTCGTTGTTATTTTGGTGGCGGCGGTGTTCGCGGAGACGCAACTGGAGCCCCGCATCCGCCCGTGGCTTTACCACCGCGGCCTGGAGGTGTACCTGCTGCTGATCGTGGGCCTGACGTTCGCGGCGTTCCTGGCGCAGATCGGGCGGGTGGAACGGTCCGGCAGCGACATGGGGCGGGCGCTGGCGAGCGTCGCGTGGACCGTCCTCGGGGTCCTCGCGGTGGGCCTGCTGGGGGTTTTCCTGGCGAAGGTGCGGTTCCTGTCGGACGACCCGATGCGGGGGCTCGGGTACCTCGCGCTGACGCTGGGCGTCGTCAAGGGGAGCGACGTCGGGGCGTACACGGTGGGGAGCCTGGTGGGCCGGCGCAAACTCGTGCCGACGCTCAGCCCCGCCAAGACGGTCGAGGGGATGGTCGGCGGGCTGGCGGCGGGGATCGGGGCCGCGATCGGAATCGGCGTGGGATGGTGCGGCTTCGCGTGGTGGCAGATGCTCATCTTCGGGTTGGCGGTGGCGACGGCCGGCGTCCTGGGGGACCTGGCGGAAAGCCTGATGAAGCGCGGTTGCGGGGTGAAAGACAGCGGTCGGGTTCCCGGCTTCGGGGGGGTGCTGGACATCATGGACTCGATGCTGGCGGCCGGGCCGGTGGCGTACCTGTTGCTCGTGGTATTGACCGGCGAGGCCTGGGGCGGATAATGGACCTTTCCGGGCCTGCGTCCCGGCAGGCGCCCTTCCCGAGGTCGGCAACGGCATGGAACGAACCTTCCAACTCGCCGGCGGGGAGTACCGCCGCCTGGTCTTCGGTCCGCGCGACAAGCACCTCCGGATGGTGCGCGAGGCGTTCGCGGTCCGCCTGACGGCCCGTGAAGGGGCGGTGCGTCTGGCCGGCTCGGCCGAGACCGTCCGCCAGGCCGAGACGGTCCTGGAGGAACTGGACCGGATGGCGGTGGACGGGCAGGTCGTCTCGGAGCGCGAGGTCCAGCAGGTGATCGATGCGGTGGCCCGCTCCGGCCGCGGACCGGAGGCTTTGGCGATCGAGGTGTACACGTCGGGC is a genomic window of Planctomycetota bacterium containing:
- a CDS encoding NAD(P)-dependent alcohol dehydrogenase — its product is MKALVLHGTHDLRVEERPKPKPGRGQVLMRVRAVGVCGSDVHYYSHGRIGKQVLGGPQIPGHEGAGEVAGLGEGVTGLAVGQRVAVDPAHSCGHCAWCLTARPNLCPKVKFLSTPPVDGLMCEYAVLEASQCLPVPDSLSLAEAAMLEPFQVSVHAANLVGMRPGETVAVVGAGAIGLGCLQMARAGGAARVIVTDVVDYRLAIAKRLGADATIHVGKEDPAEAMNRLTDGHGADLVFECTNRAAGVVQAIQVAAIGARVACAGIAEEDTIPVDPHEARRKELSLVFVRRSRGTMRQALALVASGRADIASFVTHRFDLEHAAEGFELMEKYEDGIIKALIEP
- a CDS encoding adenylosuccinate synthase, coding for MTRGNTCVVGLTWGDEAKGKIVDLLAGEHDLVVRYNGGNNAGHTVAFGGETYKLHLVPSGIFHEQVQCVIGGGVVVDPQVLLEEIERHEGVAPGLRERLKVSSRAHTIWPWHKQIEALSEKHEGKGKIGTTLRGIGPAYAEKANRVHAIRAGEFLRPEHLEPKVRRIVAAKNRLFAGVFGAEPLDADAVWREYAAYGEEVRPLIADTTALLLDAVAEGKRILFEGAQGTLLDIDHGTYPYVTSSNASTAGVWPGTGVPARAIDQVLGVVKAYTTRVGEGPFPTELVNAIGDQIREQGNEYGTTTGRPRRCGWLDAFAIRYSARLNGLDGIVITLLDVLGGLPELKICTGYRVGRKRLETFPDDPQVLAEAEPILETLEPWEENISGARSFEELPRAARDYVERVEELVGAPVMLISVGPDREQTIFRS
- the uppS gene encoding polyprenyl diphosphate synthase, which produces MGNTPYIPEALADVPREARPKRVAIVMDGNGRWARKRGLPRIEGHRRGGQAARRIVEESARLGLEQLTLYAFSSENWRRPADEVRFLMEQLRRQLSKERATVLENNVRFVVIGRRDRIPPDTLAEIDRLTADSSANAGLVLCAAIDYGGRQEIADATRDLAQRARDGLLEPDAITEETVAGALYTAGMADPDLVIRTAGEMRLSNFLLWQISYAELWVTETLWPDFKEADLHAAMRNYASRERRFGGLGPENRHA
- a CDS encoding phosphatidate cytidylyltransferase; this encodes MSQHTTRIMLGTVLVVAVGAILYGDVALSRWTGLTAAPGFWVLLVASLVAGAAEFFRMLRARGLPAQPGLGLAFVVILVAAVFAETQLEPRIRPWLYHRGLEVYLLLIVGLTFAAFLAQIGRVERSGSDMGRALASVAWTVLGVLAVGLLGVFLAKVRFLSDDPMRGLGYLALTLGVVKGSDVGAYTVGSLVGRRKLVPTLSPAKTVEGMVGGLAAGIGAAIGIGVGWCGFAWWQMLIFGLAVATAGVLGDLAESLMKRGCGVKDSGRVPGFGGVLDIMDSMLAAGPVAYLLLVVLTGEAWGG